A single region of the Pseudomonas sp. GGS8 genome encodes:
- a CDS encoding 3-dehydroquinate synthase, with protein sequence MKRSHGYRAFSQKGPAGHFWLSLLCFSGLVIASFLLFEQQIQDFLTHLNLYQPSTPTQKLNLALLLIALLALDVVLPVPSSMVALLAVAMLGGVGGYLVIFMGLCLGAGLGYALGAGYFRLLSGRLGLHQRQPGQLAYKLGTLSLICLRGVPVLAETSVVAAGMQRYPLRAFLWVTTLANAGLALAYSAIGIYLVEQNALLVTLLASMVLPGLFIAGYSLFKTLRKHDTDGPLRGRFDVRYDYPVVFTDHLFEPSNPCLHRQLTAQHRGPVTVLVFADEQLLQSAPHLLDQIDAYFAAHAADLHLQAAPIAVPAGELSKDSQVLQQLYSDMLHHGLDRHCYVLALGGGAVLDAVGYACATFHRGIRLIRIPSTVLAQNDAGIGVKNGINAFGQKNLLGAFYPATAVINDFQLLTSLTRRDQIAGLAEAVKVALIKDQAFFQWMELQADALAHFDHSASRYAIRRCAELHLAHITGAGDPFERGNGRPLDYGHWAAHKLENLSQHRLRHGEAVAVGIALDGLYANALGLLSDGDTERVLNLLLKLGFNLCPPELTLKDARGRSLVLLGLEEFRQHLGGKLSIPMLSRIGESVDLHEIDAARMEQALQRLSTRIDPALTLSEGCAQ encoded by the coding sequence ATGAAGCGCAGCCATGGGTATCGTGCGTTCTCGCAAAAGGGGCCGGCCGGACATTTCTGGCTGTCACTGCTTTGCTTCTCAGGCCTGGTGATCGCCAGTTTTCTGTTGTTCGAACAACAGATCCAGGACTTCCTGACCCATCTCAACCTGTACCAGCCCTCCACACCCACCCAGAAACTCAACCTGGCACTGCTGCTGATCGCCCTGCTCGCGCTGGACGTGGTGCTGCCAGTGCCGTCGAGCATGGTCGCGCTGCTGGCCGTGGCCATGCTGGGCGGTGTTGGTGGCTATCTGGTGATTTTCATGGGGCTGTGCCTGGGCGCTGGGCTGGGTTATGCGCTGGGGGCCGGTTACTTTCGTCTGCTGTCCGGTCGCCTGGGCCTGCATCAGCGCCAGCCGGGGCAGCTGGCATACAAGCTGGGTACGCTGTCGTTGATCTGCCTGCGCGGCGTGCCGGTATTGGCGGAAACTTCAGTGGTGGCCGCCGGGATGCAGCGTTATCCGCTGCGCGCATTTTTGTGGGTTACCACCTTGGCCAATGCCGGCCTGGCACTGGCCTACAGTGCCATCGGTATCTACCTCGTCGAGCAGAATGCGCTGCTGGTGACGCTCCTCGCCAGCATGGTGTTGCCGGGGCTGTTTATCGCCGGGTACAGCCTGTTCAAGACCTTGCGCAAACACGACACGGATGGCCCCCTGCGAGGGCGCTTCGACGTCCGTTACGACTACCCGGTGGTGTTCACCGATCACCTGTTCGAGCCGTCCAATCCGTGTCTGCACCGTCAGCTCACCGCCCAGCATCGCGGCCCGGTGACGGTGCTGGTGTTCGCCGATGAACAACTGCTGCAAAGCGCCCCACACCTGTTGGATCAGATCGATGCCTACTTTGCCGCGCATGCGGCGGACCTGCACTTGCAGGCCGCACCCATTGCGGTGCCGGCCGGCGAACTGAGCAAGGACTCGCAGGTGTTGCAACAGCTCTACAGCGACATGTTGCACCATGGGCTGGACCGACATTGTTATGTCCTGGCCTTGGGCGGCGGCGCGGTGCTGGATGCGGTGGGCTACGCCTGTGCCACCTTCCACCGTGGCATTCGCCTGATCCGCATCCCGAGCACTGTGCTGGCCCAGAACGACGCCGGCATCGGTGTGAAAAACGGCATCAATGCCTTCGGCCAGAAAAACCTGCTGGGGGCCTTCTACCCCGCCACCGCGGTGATTAACGACTTTCAGCTGCTGACCAGCCTTACCCGCCGCGACCAGATCGCCGGGCTGGCCGAGGCAGTCAAGGTGGCGCTGATCAAGGACCAGGCCTTCTTCCAATGGATGGAGCTACAGGCCGACGCCCTCGCCCACTTCGATCACTCGGCCAGTCGATATGCTATTCGCCGCTGCGCCGAACTGCACCTGGCGCACATCACCGGCGCCGGCGACCCCTTCGAACGCGGTAACGGACGGCCACTGGATTACGGGCACTGGGCGGCACACAAACTGGAAAACCTCAGCCAGCACCGACTGCGCCATGGTGAAGCCGTGGCGGTGGGCATCGCCCTGGATGGACTCTATGCCAATGCCCTGGGACTGTTGAGCGATGGCGACACCGAACGGGTTCTGAACCTGCTGCTCAAGCTCGGCTTCAACCTGTGCCCGCCGGAACTGACCTTGAAAGATGCGCGGGGACGCTCGCTGGTTCTGCTCGGGCTGGAGGAATTCCGTCAGCACCTGGGCGGGAAACTCTCCATCCCCATGCTCAGCCGGATCGGCGAATCGGTGGACCTGCATGAAATCGATGCCGCGCGGATGGAGCAGGCGCTGCAACGGCTGTCCACCCGCATCGACCCCGCGCTCACCCTCAGCGAGGGCTGCGCGCAATGA
- a CDS encoding alkaline phosphatase family protein, translating into MPSENPRQPLLLINVVGLTPALLGPATPHINALLKTAKMASLQPVFPAVTSTVQASILTGLSPSEHGIVGNGWYFRDQAEVRFWLQPNALIQGEKVWQALKRELPGFRCSQLFWWYNMYADVDAAITPRPHYPADGRKMFGLYSSPASLHERIEEQIGEFPFPGFWGPAAGIASSRWIVDCAIAEFQIDRPDLQLVYLPHLDYCLQRLGPDHPSIADEVRAIDSEVGRLLTFAQEQGAAVMLLSEYGIEAVEQSVSINRLLRSEGLLQVRQSLTWELLDPGASAAFAVADHQIAHVYVKQAYDIPRVKALLQHQPGIEQVLDKAEQRAWQLDHPRSGELVTVAAPGYWFDYYYWFDDRKAPDFARTVDIHRKPGYDPLELFIDPAIRFPKLKVARRLLQKKLGFRYYMDLIPLDTRLVRGSHGRLPDSENTGPLLITNCDLPLPQCLAATAVKQLLLEHFLGHPHTDPANAKELPCGEPFL; encoded by the coding sequence ATGCCCTCTGAAAATCCGCGCCAACCGCTGCTGCTGATCAACGTGGTCGGACTGACCCCGGCGCTGCTGGGACCGGCGACGCCACACATCAATGCCCTGCTGAAAACGGCAAAAATGGCCAGCCTGCAACCAGTGTTTCCGGCCGTCACGTCGACGGTGCAGGCGTCGATCCTGACCGGTCTGTCGCCGTCGGAGCACGGCATTGTCGGCAATGGCTGGTATTTCCGCGACCAGGCCGAAGTACGCTTCTGGCTACAACCCAACGCACTGATCCAGGGTGAAAAGGTCTGGCAGGCGCTCAAGCGCGAGCTCCCCGGGTTTCGCTGCAGCCAGTTGTTCTGGTGGTACAACATGTACGCGGACGTGGATGCCGCCATCACCCCACGCCCTCATTACCCGGCCGATGGCCGCAAGATGTTCGGTCTGTATTCGTCACCGGCCTCGTTGCATGAGCGTATCGAGGAGCAGATCGGCGAATTCCCGTTTCCGGGTTTCTGGGGCCCGGCGGCCGGTATCGCGTCGAGTCGCTGGATCGTCGACTGCGCCATTGCCGAGTTCCAGATCGATCGACCTGACTTGCAGTTGGTCTACCTGCCGCATCTCGACTACTGCCTGCAGCGACTGGGCCCCGATCATCCGTCGATTGCCGACGAAGTGCGGGCCATCGACAGTGAAGTGGGTCGCCTGCTGACCTTTGCCCAGGAGCAAGGCGCGGCGGTGATGTTGTTGTCCGAATATGGGATCGAAGCGGTAGAGCAATCCGTATCGATCAACCGGTTGTTGCGCTCGGAAGGCTTGTTGCAAGTGCGCCAATCATTGACCTGGGAATTGCTCGACCCCGGCGCCAGCGCGGCCTTTGCCGTGGCCGATCATCAGATCGCACATGTCTACGTGAAGCAGGCGTACGACATCCCTCGCGTCAAAGCGCTGTTGCAGCACCAGCCCGGCATCGAGCAGGTGCTGGATAAAGCCGAACAACGGGCCTGGCAACTGGATCATCCGCGCAGCGGCGAGCTGGTGACCGTGGCCGCGCCGGGTTACTGGTTCGATTACTACTACTGGTTCGACGATCGCAAGGCACCCGACTTTGCCCGCACCGTGGACATCCATCGCAAGCCCGGCTACGACCCGCTGGAGCTGTTCATCGACCCGGCCATTCGCTTCCCCAAATTGAAAGTGGCGCGTCGCCTGCTGCAGAAAAAACTCGGCTTTCGCTACTACATGGACCTGATTCCGCTGGACACCCGCCTGGTCCGTGGCAGCCATGGCCGCCTGCCCGACAGCGAGAACACCGGCCCGCTACTCATCACCAATTGCGATCTGCCGTTGCCGCAGTGCCTTGCGGCCACGGCAGTGAAGCAACTGCTCCTGGAACACTTCCTGGGGCACCCACACACCGACCCGGCCAATGCCAAGGAGCTTCCATGCGGCGAGCCATTTCTATAA
- the eboE gene encoding metabolite traffic protein EboE produces the protein MSAGTGWAAAQVGYCSNVHPTRDLAGLRSSIERHFQGVRTLRGLNEQDSGLWISALAAADLQQPSARADFLSLLQRSGLRLTSLNGFPYGKFHQGAVKAEVYLPSWAEPERLAYSLNLARILADALPPDCRQGVISTVPLGYAASWSPQLQQQAEHLLRQLTASLARLHRETGKKIVFCLEMEPDCVLENTDQAIAFFHRYQASDPHHDYLALCFDVCHQAVVFEHCYQSLEKLRQARVPVGKIQLSNALICRLPTQDAKRREHVLKTLSDFAETTYLHQVKARDAQAQLSGWADLPAALDDCANNLGQYPELRIHFHIPLFSDHLLLPELSGSQIALSQTFDFLADHGDFRPVLEVETYSWGVLPAQLRPDTEHAQLQGIAAELHWVEDQLRQRQLLHPQVREAYADAL, from the coding sequence ATGAGTGCCGGCACGGGTTGGGCTGCCGCGCAGGTCGGTTATTGCAGCAACGTGCACCCGACCCGTGACCTGGCTGGGCTACGGTCATCCATCGAGCGGCATTTTCAGGGCGTGCGCACCCTGCGCGGCCTGAACGAGCAAGACAGTGGGCTGTGGATCAGCGCCCTCGCCGCGGCCGATTTGCAACAGCCGTCGGCTCGCGCGGACTTTCTCAGTCTGCTGCAACGCAGCGGGCTACGGCTGACGTCGCTTAACGGTTTTCCTTATGGGAAATTTCATCAGGGCGCGGTGAAAGCCGAGGTCTATCTGCCCAGTTGGGCCGAGCCTGAACGGCTGGCATATAGCCTGAATCTGGCGCGGATCCTCGCCGATGCCCTGCCGCCGGACTGTCGCCAGGGCGTGATTTCCACCGTGCCGCTGGGCTATGCCGCCAGCTGGAGCCCGCAGTTACAACAGCAAGCCGAACATCTGCTGCGCCAACTCACGGCTTCGCTGGCCAGGCTGCATCGGGAGACCGGTAAGAAGATCGTGTTCTGCCTGGAGATGGAGCCGGACTGCGTGCTGGAAAACACTGACCAGGCGATCGCCTTCTTCCACCGCTACCAAGCCAGCGACCCGCACCATGACTATCTGGCGCTGTGTTTTGATGTCTGCCATCAGGCTGTGGTTTTCGAACACTGCTATCAGTCGCTGGAAAAGCTGCGCCAGGCCCGAGTACCTGTCGGCAAGATTCAGTTGTCCAACGCGCTGATTTGTCGCCTGCCCACTCAAGACGCCAAGCGACGCGAACACGTGCTCAAGACCTTGAGCGATTTCGCCGAAACCACCTACCTGCATCAAGTCAAAGCCCGCGATGCGCAGGCGCAGTTATCGGGCTGGGCCGACCTTCCCGCAGCACTCGACGATTGCGCCAACAACCTGGGGCAGTATCCCGAACTGCGGATTCATTTCCACATTCCGCTGTTTAGCGATCACTTGCTGCTGCCCGAACTCAGCGGCAGTCAGATCGCCCTGTCGCAAACCTTCGACTTTCTCGCAGACCATGGGGATTTTCGTCCGGTGCTGGAAGTGGAAACCTACAGCTGGGGCGTCCTGCCCGCGCAACTGCGGCCCGACACCGAGCACGCCCAACTGCAGGGAATCGCCGCGGAACTGCACTGGGTAGAAGACCAATTGCGCCAGCGCCAATTGCTGCACCCCCAAGTGCGGGAGGCGTACGCCGATGCCCTCTGA
- a CDS encoding UbiA family prenyltransferase codes for MSQTPLNLKTWMTLGRVSNLPTVWTNTLAAALLASSAGALAPPSSLVWILLLAALSLLYLAGMLLNDLLDADWDQQHHNPRPITLGLVSRQQVGLATALLLMLAAASVLGLSRLIEQPHWLLGSATLLVGCILGYNLLHKKYAHSVWLMGACRSALYLTAAASLAVPPEPIWLCAILLGVYISGLTYLARQEHDNQLLSRLPLLLMLSPLALTIYSDNAWFWPVLLLWLGWLGWHYWHHLAHPQQRQVRAFIGAGLAALPLFDALVLAVANQPLGSLLCILVFFLLPHFQRWIKPT; via the coding sequence ATGAGCCAGACACCGCTGAACCTGAAAACCTGGATGACCCTCGGCCGGGTATCCAACCTGCCCACGGTGTGGACCAACACCCTGGCCGCCGCCCTGCTCGCCAGCAGCGCCGGGGCCCTGGCGCCGCCGTCGTCGCTGGTGTGGATCCTGCTGCTGGCCGCGCTGTCGCTGCTGTATTTGGCCGGTATGTTATTGAATGACCTGCTGGACGCCGACTGGGACCAACAGCACCACAACCCGCGCCCCATCACTTTGGGTCTGGTCAGCCGCCAACAAGTGGGGCTGGCCACTGCGCTGTTGCTGATGCTGGCCGCCGCCTCGGTACTGGGCCTGAGCCGGCTGATCGAGCAACCGCACTGGTTGCTGGGCAGCGCCACCCTGCTGGTGGGTTGCATCCTCGGCTACAACCTGCTGCACAAGAAATACGCCCACAGTGTCTGGTTGATGGGCGCCTGCCGCTCGGCCCTCTACCTCACGGCGGCGGCCAGCCTGGCGGTGCCGCCGGAGCCGATCTGGCTGTGCGCCATTTTGCTTGGCGTCTACATCAGCGGCCTGACCTACCTGGCTCGTCAGGAACACGATAACCAGTTGCTCAGCCGCCTGCCTCTCCTGCTGATGTTGAGCCCGCTGGCCCTGACGATCTATTCCGACAACGCCTGGTTCTGGCCGGTGCTACTGCTCTGGCTTGGCTGGCTGGGCTGGCATTACTGGCACCACTTGGCCCACCCGCAGCAACGGCAGGTCCGCGCCTTCATCGGCGCTGGCCTGGCGGCTCTGCCATTGTTCGATGCCCTGGTGTTGGCCGTGGCCAATCAGCCACTGGGCAGCCTGTTATGCATTCTGGTGTTTTTCCTGCTTCCACACTTCCAGCGCTGGATCAAACCGACATGA
- a CDS encoding TatD family hydrolase → MLKYFDPHIHMVSRTTDDYQNMAAAGITGVIEPAFWQGQARTSVGSFIDYFDTLLGWERFRASMFGIHHFCTIGLNPKEANDLSVANEVLEILPRYLVKDGVVAVGEIGYDDITPEEDRFLAAQLELAKQFNLPVLVHTPHRDKIGGTKRTLAVIREVGIAEHLVIIDHLNELTLPLVLDSDCWRGHSIYPNTKMSEQRMVALLKEYGTEKMVVNSAADWGISDPLKVPKTGEAMLAAGFSEAQVEQVLFHNPVDFFAQSGQLDKALVSTPLPIDQRRQWQDNSALRGQEPVIK, encoded by the coding sequence ATGCTCAAGTACTTCGACCCGCATATTCATATGGTCAGCCGTACCACCGATGACTACCAGAACATGGCCGCCGCCGGCATCACCGGGGTAATCGAACCGGCCTTCTGGCAGGGCCAGGCCAGGACCAGTGTCGGCAGTTTCATCGACTACTTCGACACTCTGTTGGGCTGGGAACGCTTTCGCGCCAGCATGTTCGGCATCCATCACTTCTGCACCATCGGCCTCAACCCCAAGGAAGCCAATGATCTGTCGGTGGCCAATGAAGTGCTGGAGATTCTGCCGCGCTACCTGGTAAAAGACGGCGTCGTGGCGGTTGGCGAAATCGGCTACGACGACATCACCCCCGAGGAAGATCGCTTCCTCGCCGCTCAACTGGAGCTGGCCAAACAATTCAATTTGCCGGTGCTGGTGCACACCCCACACCGCGACAAGATCGGTGGCACCAAACGCACCCTGGCGGTGATTCGCGAAGTCGGGATTGCCGAGCACCTGGTGATCATCGACCACCTCAACGAACTGACCCTGCCGCTGGTGCTGGACAGCGACTGCTGGCGCGGCCATTCGATCTACCCCAACACCAAGATGTCGGAACAGCGCATGGTCGCCCTGTTGAAGGAGTACGGCACTGAGAAAATGGTGGTCAACAGCGCCGCCGACTGGGGCATCAGCGACCCGCTCAAGGTGCCGAAAACCGGCGAAGCGATGCTGGCTGCAGGCTTCAGTGAAGCCCAGGTCGAACAGGTGCTGTTCCACAACCCCGTAGACTTTTTTGCCCAAAGCGGCCAACTGGACAAGGCTCTGGTCAGCACCCCGCTGCCCATCGACCAGCGTCGGCAGTGGCAGGACAACTCTGCCCTGCGTGGCCAGGAACCGGTGATCAAATGA
- a CDS encoding acetoin dehydrogenase dihydrolipoyllysine-residue acetyltransferase subunit: protein MSQIHTLTMPKWGLSMTEGRVDVWLKEEGQAIAKGDEVLDVETDKISSSVEAPFSGVLRRQIARQDETLAVGALLGIVVDGEASEAEIDAVIEQFQAAFVPGDGAEEDSGPKPQKVELGGRLIRYFERGEGGVPLVLVHGFGGDLNNWMFNHEALAAGRRVIALDLPGHGESTKQLEHGDLDELSGVLLALLDHLDVPVAHLVGHSMGGAVSLNTARLAPQRVRSLSLIGSAGLGAEINGDYLQGFVEAASRNALKPQLVQLFSDPELVNRQMLEDMLKYKRLEGVDAALRLLVSGLFKEGRQQLDLRGVVQENRRPVLLIWGSDDAIIPATHSVGLDAQVEILPGQAHMVQMEAAEQVNRLIQDFVQQH from the coding sequence ATGAGCCAGATCCATACCCTGACCATGCCCAAGTGGGGCTTGTCCATGACCGAAGGGCGGGTCGATGTCTGGCTCAAGGAGGAGGGCCAGGCGATTGCCAAGGGCGATGAAGTGCTCGACGTGGAAACCGACAAAATTTCCAGCAGCGTCGAAGCACCGTTTTCCGGTGTGCTGCGCCGTCAGATCGCGCGCCAGGACGAAACCCTCGCGGTCGGTGCATTGCTCGGCATTGTGGTTGACGGCGAAGCCAGCGAGGCCGAGATCGATGCGGTGATCGAGCAGTTCCAGGCCGCGTTCGTGCCGGGTGACGGTGCCGAGGAAGACAGTGGGCCGAAGCCGCAGAAGGTCGAGTTGGGCGGGCGGCTGATCCGTTACTTCGAGCGTGGCGAAGGCGGGGTGCCGTTGGTGCTGGTGCACGGGTTTGGCGGTGACCTGAACAACTGGATGTTCAATCATGAGGCATTAGCCGCCGGGCGCCGGGTGATTGCCCTGGATCTGCCGGGCCATGGCGAGTCGACCAAACAGCTGGAGCACGGCGATCTGGATGAGTTGAGCGGGGTGTTGCTGGCACTGCTCGATCATCTGGATGTTCCGGTGGCGCATCTGGTGGGGCATTCCATGGGCGGGGCGGTGTCGCTCAACACCGCGCGACTGGCTCCCCAGCGGGTGCGTTCCCTGAGCTTGATCGGCAGCGCCGGCCTGGGCGCGGAAATCAACGGCGACTACCTGCAAGGTTTTGTCGAGGCAGCCAGCCGCAATGCCCTCAAACCACAGTTGGTGCAACTGTTCTCCGACCCTGAGCTGGTTAATCGGCAGATGCTCGAAGACATGCTCAAGTACAAGCGTCTGGAAGGGGTGGATGCGGCCCTGCGCCTGCTGGTTTCGGGGTTGTTCAAAGAAGGACGGCAACAACTCGATCTGCGCGGTGTGGTGCAAGAAAACCGTCGCCCCGTGTTGCTGATCTGGGGCAGTGACGACGCGATCATTCCTGCGACCCACAGCGTTGGGCTGGACGCCCAGGTCGAAATCCTGCCGGGTCAGGCGCACATGGTGCAGATGGAAGCGGCCGAGCAGGTCAATCGGCTGATTCAGGACTTTGTCCAACAACACTGA
- a CDS encoding EboA domain-containing protein has translation MNMDVTASPLTALDMRHDCLAEQHQALTQQLDDAELQWWRQAQERLAQRPDANTAALLSSQCKRNLKQPPLPLNPGWNNVQLARALLLAQVLEQQPLAGQLPLLRQLFLWGDDQEKIVTLKALDWLDSRGLCVELALQAGRTSNSQVFAALALDTLYPSRHYSERAFHQLVLKALGMGLDVRRLIGLTQRHSVTLNQLALDLLDEQLAAERTVSAGLPRVIAFDLLSPAQHQRLAGLNQQQRLPPEWHEHLAGTSLN, from the coding sequence ATGAACATGGACGTCACTGCGTCGCCACTGACGGCACTCGATATGCGCCACGACTGCCTCGCCGAACAACACCAGGCCCTCACGCAACAGCTCGATGACGCCGAGCTGCAGTGGTGGCGCCAGGCACAGGAGCGGCTTGCCCAACGCCCGGACGCCAATACCGCGGCGCTGTTGAGCAGCCAGTGCAAGCGCAACCTCAAGCAGCCGCCGCTGCCGCTTAATCCCGGCTGGAACAACGTCCAACTGGCGCGGGCATTGTTGCTCGCTCAGGTCCTGGAGCAACAGCCCCTCGCCGGGCAACTGCCCTTGCTGCGCCAACTGTTTCTGTGGGGCGACGACCAAGAAAAAATCGTCACCCTGAAGGCCCTCGACTGGCTCGACAGCCGTGGGCTCTGCGTAGAGCTGGCCCTGCAGGCCGGGCGTACCAGCAACAGCCAGGTGTTTGCCGCCCTCGCGCTGGACACCCTTTACCCATCGCGCCATTACAGCGAACGGGCCTTCCATCAATTGGTGCTCAAGGCGCTGGGCATGGGGCTCGACGTACGCCGCCTGATCGGCCTGACGCAACGACACAGCGTCACCCTCAACCAGTTGGCCCTCGACCTGCTGGACGAACAGCTTGCTGCCGAACGAACGGTGTCCGCCGGGCTGCCCCGAGTGATCGCCTTCGATCTGCTCAGCCCGGCGCAACACCAGCGTCTGGCCGGGCTGAATCAGCAGCAACGCTTGCCGCCGGAGTGGCACGAGCACCTGGCTGGCACCTCACTGAACTGA
- the ltnD gene encoding L-threonate dehydrogenase, producing MNNKNVGVVGLGAMGLGIARSLLRSGFNVHACDVRAQVTEQFAGEGGVACSSPAQMAAACDVIITVVVNAEQTETVLFGEGGAVAALRPGSLVIGCATVAPTYAVDLGQRLTAQGLLYLDAPISGGAAKAAAGEMTMMTSGPADAYAKAEAVLAGMAGKVYRLGDSHGLGSKVKIINQLLAGVHIAASAEAMALGLREGVDADALYEVITHSAGNSWMFENRVPHILKADYTPLSAVDIFVKDLGLVLDTARASKFPLPLSATAHQMFMQASSAGFGREDDSAVIKIFPGIELPTAKTEPV from the coding sequence ATGAATAACAAGAATGTCGGTGTTGTCGGTCTGGGCGCGATGGGGCTGGGCATTGCCCGCTCACTGTTGCGCAGTGGTTTCAATGTGCATGCCTGTGATGTGCGTGCGCAGGTGACTGAACAGTTTGCCGGGGAGGGCGGCGTGGCATGTTCTTCACCCGCACAGATGGCCGCGGCGTGCGACGTGATCATTACCGTGGTGGTGAACGCCGAGCAGACCGAAACCGTATTGTTTGGCGAGGGTGGCGCCGTCGCAGCGTTGCGCCCTGGCAGTTTGGTGATCGGTTGCGCCACCGTGGCCCCGACCTATGCTGTCGACTTGGGCCAGCGCCTGACCGCCCAAGGCTTGCTGTATCTGGATGCCCCGATCTCCGGTGGCGCGGCCAAGGCGGCCGCTGGTGAAATGACCATGATGACGTCCGGCCCGGCCGACGCTTACGCCAAGGCCGAAGCCGTCCTGGCAGGCATGGCCGGTAAGGTTTATCGCCTGGGCGACAGCCATGGCCTGGGTTCCAAGGTCAAGATCATCAACCAGCTGCTCGCCGGGGTGCACATCGCTGCTTCTGCCGAAGCCATGGCGTTGGGCCTGCGTGAAGGGGTCGATGCCGATGCACTTTACGAAGTGATCACCCACAGCGCCGGTAATTCCTGGATGTTCGAAAACCGCGTGCCGCACATTCTCAAGGCCGATTACACGCCGTTGTCCGCGGTGGATATTTTCGTCAAGGACCTGGGCCTGGTGCTGGATACCGCCCGGGCCAGCAAATTTCCGCTGCCGCTGTCGGCCACCGCTCACCAGATGTTCATGCAGGCTTCCAGTGCCGGCTTCGGGCGTGAGGACGACTCGGCGGTGATCAAGATTTTCCCCGGCATCGAGTTGCCGACTGCCAAGACCGAGCCGGTTTGA
- a CDS encoding 2,3-butanediol dehydrogenase, translated as MRAAVWHGRHDVRVEDVPLPVSPPAGWVQIRVQWCGICGSDLHEYVAGPVFIPVDAPHPLTGIKGQCILGHEFCGEIVEIGAGVQGFSVGEPVAADACQHCGTCYYCTHGLYNICENLAFTGLMNNGAFAELVNVPANLLYKLPANFPAQAGALIEPLAVGMHAVKKAGSLLGKNVVVVGAGTIGLCTIMCAKAAGAAQVIALEMSGARKAKALEVGASQVLDPNECDALAQVRRLTGGLGADVSFECIGNKHTAKLAIDLIRKAGTCVLVGIFEEPSEFNFFELVATEKQVLGALAYNGEFADVIAFIADGRLDITPLITGRIQLEQIVGQGFEQLVNNKEHNVKIIVSPARIRGTSESD; from the coding sequence ATGCGTGCCGCTGTCTGGCATGGTCGTCACGATGTCCGTGTCGAAGATGTGCCGTTGCCCGTCTCGCCACCGGCGGGCTGGGTGCAGATTCGCGTGCAATGGTGCGGTATCTGCGGCTCCGACTTGCATGAATACGTGGCTGGGCCAGTGTTCATTCCGGTGGATGCGCCGCACCCGCTGACCGGCATCAAGGGGCAGTGCATTCTCGGTCATGAGTTCTGTGGCGAGATCGTCGAAATCGGCGCCGGGGTCCAGGGGTTCAGTGTGGGCGAACCGGTGGCCGCCGATGCGTGTCAGCACTGTGGCACTTGTTATTACTGCACCCATGGGCTGTACAACATTTGCGAGAACCTGGCGTTCACCGGGTTGATGAACAATGGCGCGTTCGCCGAGTTGGTCAACGTGCCGGCCAACCTGCTTTACAAGTTGCCGGCCAACTTTCCCGCGCAAGCCGGGGCGCTGATCGAACCGCTGGCGGTGGGCATGCACGCGGTGAAAAAGGCCGGGAGTTTGCTGGGGAAAAATGTGGTGGTGGTTGGCGCTGGGACCATCGGCTTGTGCACCATCATGTGCGCCAAGGCGGCTGGCGCGGCCCAGGTCATTGCTCTGGAAATGTCGGGAGCGCGCAAGGCCAAGGCTCTGGAGGTGGGCGCGAGTCAAGTGCTGGACCCCAATGAGTGCGATGCTCTGGCGCAGGTGCGGCGGCTGACCGGCGGGCTGGGGGCAGATGTCAGTTTCGAATGCATCGGCAACAAACACACGGCCAAACTCGCCATCGACCTCATCCGCAAGGCCGGCACGTGTGTGCTGGTGGGTATCTTCGAGGAGCCCAGCGAGTTCAATTTCTTTGAGCTGGTCGCCACCGAAAAACAGGTGCTGGGTGCACTCGCTTATAACGGTGAGTTCGCAGATGTGATCGCCTTTATCGCCGACGGCCGGCTGGACATCACGCCGCTGATAACCGGGCGCATTCAGCTGGAACAGATCGTCGGGCAGGGCTTTGAGCAATTGGTTAACAACAAGGAGCACAACGTGAAAATCATCGTGTCACCCGCTCGAATCCGAGGCACCTCAGAGAGCGATTGA